One genomic segment of Dysosmobacter sp. Marseille-Q4140 includes these proteins:
- a CDS encoding zinc ribbon domain-containing protein: MDIAAVAADKAKDVAFLAADKAKDVAKLTKISVAIAGEQREIDKTYRTIGEWFVNEYEGEIPDGVRELVEAVNAAKARIAELEASKPAKSDEAGEAEFVQAEEGQRTCPICGAASDSKFCPHCGAPMGE, from the coding sequence ATTGACATCGCCGCCGTGGCGGCGGACAAGGCCAAGGACGTGGCATTCCTGGCGGCGGACAAGGCCAAGGACGTGGCCAAGCTGACCAAGATCAGCGTTGCCATCGCCGGCGAACAGCGGGAGATCGACAAGACCTACCGTACCATCGGCGAGTGGTTCGTCAACGAATACGAGGGCGAGATCCCCGATGGCGTGCGGGAACTGGTGGAGGCGGTCAACGCCGCCAAGGCCCGCATCGCCGAGCTGGAGGCCAGCAAACCCGCCAAGAGCGACGAGGCCGGAGAGGCCGAGTTCGTGCAGGCGGAGGAGGGCCAGCGCACCTGCCCCATCTGCGGTGCCGCCTCTGACAGCAAGTTCTGCCCCCACTGCGGCGCCCCCATGGGCGAGTGA
- a CDS encoding SufD family Fe-S cluster assembly protein, which produces MDTQVDRELLEKIADLLGKPVGAFNIRKDCGCDGRESTEHIKIDNRTDGKSGIDIRVLDGTVGETCHIPVIITQPGIQETVYNDFYIGENCDVEIVAGCGIHNCGDQESRHDGIHTFHVGKNSRVHYSEKHYGEGDGKGGKVFNPQTIVYLEEGASIQMDTVQIRGVDSTKRDTKIVCAAGSEAVITERLLTHGDQVAESNMEIDLEGEDAKCRVISRSVAQDHSSQVFYPRVVGDAKCFGHVQCDSIIMGEAKIRSIPEITANCTEAQLIHEAAIGKIAGDQLLKLETLGLTEEEAEDCILKGFLA; this is translated from the coding sequence ATGGATACACAGGTGGACCGGGAGCTTCTGGAGAAGATCGCGGACCTGCTGGGCAAGCCCGTGGGCGCGTTCAACATCCGCAAGGACTGCGGCTGCGACGGCCGGGAGTCCACGGAGCACATCAAGATCGACAACCGGACCGACGGAAAGAGCGGCATCGATATCCGCGTGCTGGACGGCACCGTGGGCGAGACGTGCCACATCCCCGTCATCATCACCCAGCCCGGCATCCAGGAGACGGTGTACAACGATTTCTACATCGGGGAGAACTGCGACGTGGAGATCGTGGCCGGCTGCGGCATCCACAACTGCGGCGACCAGGAGTCCCGCCACGACGGCATCCACACCTTCCACGTGGGCAAAAACTCCAGGGTCCATTACAGCGAGAAGCACTACGGCGAGGGCGACGGCAAGGGCGGCAAGGTCTTCAACCCCCAGACCATCGTATATCTGGAGGAGGGCGCCTCCATTCAGATGGACACGGTCCAGATCCGGGGCGTGGACTCCACCAAGCGGGACACCAAGATCGTCTGCGCCGCCGGCAGCGAGGCGGTCATCACCGAGCGGCTGCTGACCCACGGCGACCAGGTGGCCGAGAGCAACATGGAGATCGACCTGGAGGGTGAGGACGCCAAGTGCCGGGTGATCTCCCGGTCCGTGGCCCAGGACCACTCCTCCCAGGTGTTCTACCCCCGGGTGGTGGGCGACGCCAAGTGCTTCGGCCATGTCCAGTGCGACTCCATCATCATGGGCGAGGCCAAGATCCGCTCCATTCCGGAGATCACCGCCAACTGCACCGAGGCCCAGCTGATCCACGAGGCCGCCATCGGCAAGATCGCCGGGGACCAGCTTTTGAAGCTGGAGACCCTGGGCCTGACCGAGGAGGAGGCCGAGGACTGCATCCTCAAGGGCTTCTTGGCATAA
- a CDS encoding biotin transporter BioY: MADTTAVKGKWRTVDLAYTALFAVLMTVCAWISVPLPVPFTLQTFAICAAMGVLGGRRSTWAVAVYLLLGAVGLPVFSGFRGGLGALLGTTGGYILGFLAMPLVYWLVTDLLGERLAVSAAAMVLGLAVCYAFGTAWFVVLYTRSSGPITVGAALGMCVLPFVIPDLVKMALALTLSRRLRDRLK; this comes from the coding sequence ATGGCAGATACGACGGCTGTAAAGGGCAAATGGAGAACGGTGGACCTGGCCTATACGGCGCTGTTCGCCGTGCTGATGACGGTGTGCGCCTGGATCAGTGTGCCGCTGCCGGTGCCCTTCACCCTTCAGACCTTCGCCATCTGCGCGGCCATGGGGGTCCTGGGCGGCCGCCGGAGCACCTGGGCGGTGGCAGTGTACCTGCTGCTGGGGGCCGTGGGCCTTCCGGTGTTCTCCGGTTTCCGTGGCGGCCTGGGTGCGCTGCTGGGCACCACCGGCGGGTATATTCTGGGTTTTCTGGCCATGCCCCTGGTATACTGGCTGGTGACCGACCTGCTGGGCGAGCGTCTGGCGGTGTCGGCGGCGGCCATGGTGCTGGGCCTGGCGGTGTGCTACGCCTTCGGCACAGCCTGGTTCGTGGTGCTCTACACCCGCTCCAGCGGCCCCATCACCGTGGGAGCGGCCCTGGGGATGTGCGTGCTCCCCTTTGTGATCCCGGACCTTGTGAAGATGGCTTTGGCCCTGACCCTGTCCCGCCGGCTGCGGGATCGGCTGAAGTAA
- the glpK gene encoding glycerol kinase GlpK: MEPFVIALDQGTTSSRAILFRRSGEIAARAQHPFRQIYPRPGWVEHDPMEIWTTTVRALTEAVDTAHIDPKAISAIGITNQRETTILWDRRTGTPVYNAIVWQCRRTAPLCDQLSARGLGETVREKTGLLIDAYFSGTKIRWILDNVPGVRERAERGELCAGTVDSWLIWNLTGGKAHVTDHSNASRTMLFNIHTLQWDEDLCRALEIPMALLPRPCSNSEIYGTVAPGLPGLEDLAGIPICGSAGDQAAALFGQGCFAPGQAKNTYGTGCFTLMNVGAEPVVSRAGLVTSAAWTVGGKTTYALEGSVFNAGSAIQWLRDELGIIASAPECDRLAESVPDAGGVVLVPAFTGLGAPYWDMYARGTIVGLTRGSTRAHIARAVLDAIAFQVTDLVRAMNADAPCPITTLRVDGGASVSDIMMQTQADLLRLPVDRPDQVETTAFGAAALAGLAAGVWSDLSQLEGLRRSQHVFLPRRDEAACDADYRRWRRAVERSMRWEENEL; encoded by the coding sequence ATGGAGCCCTTTGTCATTGCCCTGGACCAGGGGACCACCAGTTCCCGGGCCATTTTGTTCCGCCGCAGCGGCGAGATCGCCGCCCGGGCCCAGCACCCCTTCCGCCAGATCTACCCCCGGCCCGGCTGGGTGGAGCACGATCCCATGGAGATCTGGACCACCACCGTCCGGGCCCTGACGGAGGCGGTGGACACCGCCCACATCGACCCCAAGGCCATCTCCGCCATCGGCATCACCAATCAGCGGGAGACCACCATCCTCTGGGACCGCCGTACCGGCACCCCGGTATACAATGCCATCGTCTGGCAGTGCCGCCGGACGGCGCCTCTGTGCGACCAGCTAAGCGCCCGGGGCCTGGGGGAGACGGTGCGGGAAAAGACGGGCCTTCTGATCGACGCCTACTTCTCCGGCACCAAGATCCGCTGGATCCTGGACAACGTGCCCGGCGTCCGGGAGCGGGCGGAGCGGGGAGAGCTGTGCGCCGGCACCGTGGACAGCTGGCTGATCTGGAACCTGACCGGCGGCAAGGCCCACGTGACGGACCACTCCAACGCCTCCCGCACCATGCTCTTCAACATCCACACCCTCCAGTGGGACGAGGACCTCTGCCGCGCTCTGGAGATCCCCATGGCGCTGCTGCCCCGTCCCTGCTCCAACAGTGAGATCTACGGCACCGTGGCGCCGGGTCTGCCGGGTCTGGAGGACCTGGCGGGCATCCCCATCTGCGGCAGCGCCGGAGACCAGGCGGCCGCCCTGTTCGGCCAGGGGTGCTTCGCCCCCGGCCAGGCCAAGAACACCTACGGCACCGGCTGCTTCACGCTGATGAACGTGGGGGCGGAGCCGGTGGTCTCCCGGGCGGGACTGGTGACCTCCGCCGCCTGGACCGTGGGAGGAAAGACCACGTACGCCCTGGAGGGCAGCGTGTTCAACGCCGGCAGCGCCATCCAGTGGCTCCGGGACGAGCTGGGGATCATCGCCTCCGCCCCGGAGTGCGACCGGCTGGCAGAGAGCGTGCCGGACGCCGGCGGCGTGGTGCTGGTGCCGGCCTTCACGGGCCTTGGCGCCCCCTACTGGGACATGTACGCCCGGGGCACCATCGTGGGCCTCACCCGGGGCTCCACCCGGGCCCACATCGCCCGGGCGGTGCTGGACGCCATCGCCTTCCAGGTGACGGACCTGGTCCGGGCCATGAACGCCGACGCCCCCTGCCCCATCACCACGCTGCGGGTGGACGGCGGCGCCAGCGTCAGCGACATCATGATGCAGACCCAGGCGGACCTGCTGCGGCTGCCGGTGGACCGGCCGGACCAGGTGGAGACCACCGCCTTCGGTGCGGCGGCGCTGGCGGGCCTGGCCGCCGGGGTGTGGAGCGACCTCAGCCAGCTGGAGGGGCTGCGCCGCAGCCAGCACGTGTTCCTGCCCCGGCGGGACGAGGCCGCCTGCGACGCCGATTACCGCCGCTGGCGCCGGGCAGTGGAGCGGTCCATGCGCTGGGAAGAAAACGAACTGTAA
- a CDS encoding uracil-DNA glycosylase, translating to MADTWEGLRQECLACQGCALAQTRTNVVFGDGATDAKILLVGEGPGQHEDEQGVPFVGKAGMLLDDMLEIIGLDRTKVYIANIVKCRPPGNRDPLNVEQDACIGFLRRQTALLRPKILICLGRIAAKAIIDENFRITSQHGQWFTRGGVQMTAIYHPAALLRDVNKRPETFEDLKSIQAKVRELFGPDGP from the coding sequence ATGGCGGACACCTGGGAGGGCCTGCGGCAGGAGTGCCTGGCCTGTCAGGGCTGCGCCCTGGCCCAGACGCGGACCAATGTGGTCTTTGGCGACGGCGCCACCGACGCCAAGATCCTGCTGGTGGGAGAGGGCCCCGGCCAGCACGAGGACGAGCAGGGCGTGCCCTTCGTAGGCAAGGCCGGCATGCTGCTGGACGATATGCTGGAGATCATCGGCCTGGACCGCACCAAGGTCTATATCGCCAACATCGTCAAGTGCCGCCCGCCGGGCAACCGGGACCCGCTGAACGTGGAGCAGGACGCCTGCATCGGCTTTCTCCGGCGGCAGACGGCCCTGCTGCGGCCCAAGATCCTCATCTGCCTGGGCCGCATCGCCGCCAAGGCCATCATCGACGAGAACTTCCGCATCACCAGCCAGCACGGCCAGTGGTTCACCCGGGGCGGCGTCCAGATGACCGCTATCTACCACCCGGCGGCCCTGCTGCGGGATGTGAACAAGCGGCCGGAGACCTTCGAGGACCTCAAGAGCATCCAGGCCAAGGTCCGGGAGCTGTTCGGCCCCGACGGTCCGTAA
- a CDS encoding ferritin-like domain-containing protein has protein sequence MEQNLHTPASYDYRQYDRVWQRVAPGLEPYPDMKETEKRLAELRTAQGPAVPAMESTPLPEVPEGQLPGAEPDPCCMGTAAEELLEVLEGFIEVELADRRHYLALSRQAPAFARQQVRQLAEEAGCAARQLMAACYLITGECYRPAVECGRICLGRWCAAVRERYHAEACNGMNYLRAAESTTAPCLERLLTELGEASYRQADALLCLLQKSL, from the coding sequence ATGGAACAGAATCTACATACCCCTGCGTCTTACGACTACCGGCAGTACGACCGGGTGTGGCAGCGGGTGGCGCCGGGACTGGAACCCTACCCGGATATGAAGGAGACGGAAAAGCGCCTGGCGGAGCTGCGGACGGCCCAGGGTCCGGCGGTGCCCGCCATGGAGAGCACGCCCCTTCCGGAAGTGCCGGAGGGGCAGCTGCCCGGCGCGGAGCCGGACCCCTGCTGCATGGGCACCGCCGCGGAGGAGCTGCTGGAGGTGCTGGAGGGCTTTATTGAGGTGGAGCTGGCGGACCGGCGGCACTATCTGGCCCTCAGCCGGCAGGCTCCGGCCTTTGCCCGGCAGCAGGTCCGCCAGCTGGCGGAGGAGGCGGGCTGCGCCGCAAGGCAGCTGATGGCGGCCTGTTATCTCATCACCGGGGAGTGCTACCGGCCTGCGGTGGAGTGCGGCCGGATCTGCCTGGGCCGCTGGTGTGCGGCGGTGCGGGAGCGGTATCACGCCGAAGCCTGCAACGGTATGAACTACCTGCGGGCGGCGGAGAGCACCACGGCCCCCTGCCTGGAGCGATTGCTGACGGAGCTGGGGGAGGCGTCCTACCGGCAGGCGGACGCCCTGCTGTGCCTGCTGCAAAAGAGCCTGTGA
- a CDS encoding GNAT family N-acetyltransferase, whose translation MIILETERLRLRELTAEDRPALCAILQDAEVMYAYAHAFSDREVDDWLQNQLDRYRRDGFGLWAVVRKSDGAVIGQCGLTWQQWGERRVLEVGYLFRRAAWHQGYAAEAARACRDYAFLVLGAAEVFSIIRDNNGPSRRVAERNGMAVRGGLVKHYYDLEMPHVVYSVRREEI comes from the coding sequence ATGATCATTTTGGAGACGGAGCGCTTGCGGCTGCGGGAGCTGACGGCGGAGGACCGCCCGGCCCTGTGCGCCATTTTGCAGGATGCGGAGGTGATGTACGCCTACGCTCACGCCTTCTCCGACCGGGAAGTGGACGACTGGCTCCAAAACCAGCTGGATCGCTACCGCCGGGACGGCTTTGGGCTATGGGCCGTGGTGCGAAAGTCCGACGGCGCCGTCATCGGCCAGTGCGGCCTCACCTGGCAGCAGTGGGGAGAGCGCCGGGTTTTAGAGGTGGGATACCTCTTCCGCCGCGCCGCCTGGCACCAGGGCTATGCAGCGGAGGCCGCCCGGGCCTGCCGGGATTACGCCTTCTTGGTCCTGGGGGCGGCGGAGGTATTCTCCATCATCCGGGATAACAATGGGCCCTCCCGCCGGGTGGCGGAGCGCAACGGCATGGCGGTCCGGGGCGGCCTTGTGAAGCACTATTACGACCTGGAGATGCCCCATGTGGTGTACAGCGTCCGCCGGGAGGAGATCTAG
- a CDS encoding IMP cyclohydrolase, with protein sequence MDIQNLSQLLKANAYPGRGILLGRSADGRYAVAAYFIMGRSANSRNRVFVPTEDGIRTQAFDPSKMTDPSLIIYHPVRKVGRGLVVTNGDQTDTVRDGLLAGRTFASALHTRTFEPDAPNYTPRISGLLSPDGSFKLSILKSADGDPSCCQRFFYTYDHPLAGEGRFIHTYKGDGEPLPSFEGEPVRVALTAPDPEALADELWAALNEDNKVSLFVRYIDLADGTHRDAIRNKHQ encoded by the coding sequence ATGGACATCCAGAACCTCTCCCAGCTCCTGAAAGCCAACGCCTACCCCGGCCGGGGCATCCTGCTGGGCCGCAGCGCCGACGGCCGGTACGCCGTGGCGGCCTACTTCATCATGGGCCGCAGTGCCAACTCCCGGAACCGGGTGTTCGTCCCCACGGAGGACGGCATCCGCACCCAGGCCTTCGACCCCTCCAAAATGACGGACCCCAGCCTCATCATCTACCACCCCGTCCGGAAAGTGGGCCGGGGGCTGGTGGTCACCAACGGCGACCAGACCGACACCGTCCGGGACGGGCTGCTGGCGGGCCGGACCTTCGCCTCCGCCCTGCACACCCGGACCTTTGAGCCGGACGCGCCCAACTACACCCCCCGCATCTCCGGCCTGCTGTCCCCCGACGGCAGCTTCAAGCTGTCCATTCTGAAATCCGCCGACGGGGACCCCAGCTGCTGCCAGCGGTTCTTCTACACCTATGACCATCCCCTGGCCGGAGAGGGCCGCTTCATCCACACCTACAAGGGCGACGGCGAGCCCCTGCCCTCCTTCGAGGGGGAGCCGGTGCGGGTGGCCCTGACGGCCCCGGACCCGGAGGCCCTGGCCGACGAGCTGTGGGCGGCTCTGAATGAGGATAACAAGGTGTCCCTCTTCGTCCGCTACATCGACCTCGCAGACGGCACCCACCGGGACGCGATCCGCAACAAGCACCAATAA
- a CDS encoding putative ABC transporter permease: MGYWLWVFWTYSFLGYLLEKGYAAATASPRQTRKCFLLLPLCPVYGLGALAVLALPPGLTGTFWSLALWGALTATAVEYVVHLLYDRLLGVRFWDYSQVRWNLRGRVCLPFTLAWGFLTAAALSPLQALLAPALAAMPPWLTYVLLLVTTADGVVSAALLRQTGDPECLRLGAAA, translated from the coding sequence GTGGGATACTGGCTGTGGGTGTTCTGGACATACAGCTTCCTGGGGTATCTGCTGGAAAAGGGCTATGCCGCCGCCACGGCGTCGCCCCGGCAGACCAGGAAGTGTTTTTTGCTGCTGCCCCTGTGCCCGGTGTACGGCCTGGGAGCCCTGGCCGTGCTGGCGCTGCCGCCGGGCCTCACCGGCACCTTTTGGTCCTTGGCCCTGTGGGGGGCGCTGACCGCCACGGCGGTGGAATATGTGGTCCACCTGCTGTACGACCGGCTGCTGGGAGTCCGGTTCTGGGACTACTCCCAGGTGCGCTGGAACCTCCGTGGGCGGGTATGCCTGCCCTTCACCCTGGCCTGGGGCTTTCTGACCGCGGCGGCCCTGTCGCCGCTCCAGGCCCTGCTGGCGCCGGCGCTGGCGGCCATGCCGCCCTGGCTCACCTATGTCCTGCTGCTGGTGACCACCGCCGACGGCGTGGTCTCCGCCGCGCTGCTGCGGCAGACCGGGGACCCGGAGTGCCTGCGGCTGGGGGCGGCCGCCTAG
- a CDS encoding ATP-binding cassette domain-containing protein, whose protein sequence is MLELKHISYTVREGEEELGILRDISLTLDDHKLVVFTGPNGGGKTTLAKIIMGLVKPTSGRILWNGQDITDLGITERARLGISYGFQQPPRFKGITVRKLLNVAAGSQKLTKDQCCQYLTKVGLCANDYLDREVDVSLSGGEVKRIEIATILARGSQLMIFDEPEAGIDLWSFARLTETFEQIHAAGTATMIIISHQERIISLADEVIVVGDGELRHRGTPEEILPQILSDTLSGCPVLTKEGVLR, encoded by the coding sequence ATGCTGGAACTGAAACATATCAGCTACACCGTCCGGGAAGGTGAGGAGGAGCTGGGCATCCTCCGGGATATCTCCCTGACTCTGGACGACCACAAACTGGTGGTCTTTACCGGCCCCAACGGCGGCGGTAAGACCACTCTGGCCAAGATCATCATGGGCCTGGTGAAGCCCACCTCCGGCCGGATCCTCTGGAACGGCCAGGACATCACGGACCTGGGCATCACGGAGCGGGCGCGGCTGGGCATCAGCTACGGCTTCCAGCAGCCCCCCCGCTTCAAGGGCATCACCGTCCGCAAGCTGCTCAACGTGGCGGCGGGCAGCCAGAAGCTGACCAAGGACCAGTGCTGCCAGTACCTGACCAAGGTGGGCCTGTGCGCCAACGACTATCTGGACCGGGAGGTGGACGTGTCCCTCTCCGGCGGCGAGGTCAAGCGCATCGAGATCGCCACCATCCTGGCCCGGGGCAGCCAGCTGATGATCTTCGACGAGCCGGAGGCGGGCATCGACCTGTGGTCCTTCGCCCGGCTGACGGAGACCTTTGAGCAGATCCACGCCGCCGGCACCGCCACCATGATCATCATTTCCCACCAGGAGCGAATCATCTCCCTGGCCGACGAGGTCATCGTGGTGGGCGACGGCGAGCTGCGCCACCGGGGCACGCCGGAGGAGATCCTGCCCCAGATCCTGTCGGACACCCTGTCCGGGTGCCCTGTTCTCACGAAAGAAGGTGTTTTGAGATGA
- a CDS encoding lysophospholipase, with product MERYEFTFPSADGVTAIHAVEWVPEGPVRAVLVVSHGVAEYILRYRGLAEYLTERGFAVAGHDHLGHGTSVAEGRPRLYFGKKGSWNDVVADLYERRQLAGRRFPGVPVFLMGHSMGSFLARTYLIRYPGTVQGAILMGTGQMPPALVAAGRAIAAREIRKVGEDHSSPVVMQLAFGAYNKRFAPNRTGFDWLSLDPGNVDRYLADPLCGGDPTVGLFREMLSGIAFISKQANLKKMNLNTPVLFISGAEDPVGDCSKGVERAAASFRRAGVRDVTVKLYPQLRHEILQEAEAPQVCEDLYQWLCGKLPEA from the coding sequence ATGGAGAGATACGAATTTACCTTCCCCTCTGCAGACGGTGTCACCGCCATCCACGCGGTGGAGTGGGTGCCGGAGGGCCCGGTCCGGGCGGTGCTGGTGGTGTCCCACGGTGTGGCAGAGTATATCCTGCGGTACAGGGGGCTGGCGGAGTACCTGACGGAGCGGGGCTTCGCCGTGGCGGGCCACGACCATCTGGGCCACGGCACCTCCGTGGCGGAGGGCCGTCCCCGGCTGTACTTCGGGAAGAAGGGCAGCTGGAACGATGTGGTGGCGGACCTGTATGAGCGGCGGCAGCTGGCGGGGCGGCGGTTCCCCGGCGTGCCGGTGTTTCTGATGGGCCACTCCATGGGCTCCTTCCTGGCCAGGACGTACCTGATCCGCTATCCCGGCACGGTCCAGGGAGCCATCCTCATGGGCACGGGCCAGATGCCCCCGGCCCTGGTGGCGGCAGGCCGGGCCATTGCCGCCCGGGAGATCCGCAAGGTGGGGGAGGACCACTCCAGCCCCGTGGTGATGCAGCTGGCCTTCGGCGCCTACAACAAGCGCTTCGCCCCCAACCGCACGGGCTTCGACTGGCTGAGTCTGGATCCGGGCAATGTGGACCGCTACCTGGCGGACCCCCTGTGCGGGGGAGACCCCACTGTGGGGCTGTTCCGGGAGATGCTCTCCGGCATCGCCTTCATCAGCAAGCAGGCCAACCTGAAAAAGATGAATCTCAACACCCCGGTCCTTTTTATCTCCGGGGCGGAAGACCCGGTGGGCGACTGTAGTAAGGGCGTGGAGCGGGCCGCCGCCTCTTTCCGGCGTGCCGGTGTTCGGGATGTGACGGTGAAGCTGTACCCCCAGCTGCGCCACGAGATCCTCCAGGAGGCGGAGGCGCCCCAGGTCTGTGAGGACCTGTACCAATGGCTCTGCGGCAAGCTGCCGGAGGCGTGA
- a CDS encoding helix-turn-helix transcriptional regulator, which yields MIHFNVQAVLDARGKSRYWLWKQTGMSYQNLVRLLENKTKGVRLETVEILCQVLECTPSDLFLIDPDLPEGSAVTALPAPGEAEDAEGRR from the coding sequence ATGATTCACTTTAACGTTCAAGCAGTCCTGGACGCGAGGGGAAAGAGCCGGTACTGGCTTTGGAAGCAAACGGGGATGAGCTATCAAAACCTGGTCCGCCTCCTGGAGAATAAGACGAAAGGTGTCCGCCTGGAAACAGTGGAGATCCTATGTCAGGTCTTGGAATGTACGCCCAGCGACCTTTTCCTGATCGACCCGGACCTTCCGGAGGGGAGTGCGGTGACCGCTCTTCCGGCACCCGGCGAGGCAGAGGACGCGGAAGGACGGCGCTGA
- a CDS encoding M48 family metallopeptidase, whose protein sequence is MEIYELIRSDRRTLAVEITRDGRVLVRAPRRLSQAAIDGFLSRHEAWIARHLEKRRSAPLPPEPTAEEIAALKDRARAALPEKVALWARRMGVTPTGLKITSARKRYGSCSGKNSLCFSCFLMNCPESTIDLVVVHELCHIKVKNHGPAFYALLERYLPDYRERKKLLR, encoded by the coding sequence ATGGAAATCTACGAATTGATCCGCTCAGACCGCCGGACCCTGGCGGTGGAGATCACCCGGGACGGCCGGGTGCTGGTCCGCGCGCCCCGGCGGCTGTCCCAGGCGGCCATCGACGGCTTTTTGTCCCGGCATGAGGCCTGGATCGCCCGGCATCTGGAAAAGCGTCGGTCCGCCCCGCTCCCGCCGGAGCCCACGGCGGAGGAGATCGCGGCCCTGAAGGACAGGGCCCGGGCCGCGCTGCCGGAAAAAGTGGCCCTCTGGGCCCGGCGGATGGGCGTGACGCCCACGGGGTTGAAGATCACCTCCGCCCGGAAGCGGTACGGCAGCTGCAGCGGCAAAAACAGCCTCTGCTTTTCCTGCTTTCTGATGAACTGCCCGGAGAGCACCATTGACCTGGTGGTGGTCCACGAGCTGTGCCACATCAAGGTCAAAAACCACGGCCCGGCCTTCTACGCCCTGCTGGAGCGGTATCTGCCGGATTACCGGGAACGAAAAAAACTTTTGAGATAA
- a CDS encoding anion permease, whose amino-acid sequence MKTRITAFLKGEAVLCVAAVCAVITMALVPPDGAYIGYIDLRVLCLLLCLMAVVAGVQSCGAFQYLAEQMLLRRPGPRALGIILVLLPFFVSMAVTNDVALITFVPFTLLLLEQLGCRRAAVPLLVLQTVAANLGSMATPVGNPQNLFLYAAYELTPGDFFPVVLPLTGIALVCLAAAAAPVLPKALPAPELTGQALRNPRKLALYGVLFVLCLLTVFRVLPYGILTVIVVAALALAEPVLLKKLDYGLLATFVCFFIVSGNLGRLPAVHDLLQSLLERSTLLTGVLTSQIISNVPAAVLLSGFTDNWRDLLLGVDIGGLGTPIASLASLITLKLYLRSREARPGRFLAVFTLANAAGLVILLAAAAVLFR is encoded by the coding sequence ATGAAAACGCGGATCACTGCCTTTTTGAAAGGGGAGGCGGTACTGTGTGTGGCGGCGGTGTGCGCCGTGATCACCATGGCGCTGGTGCCGCCGGACGGGGCGTATATCGGCTACATCGACCTGCGGGTGCTGTGCCTGCTGCTGTGCCTGATGGCGGTGGTGGCGGGGGTCCAGTCCTGCGGGGCCTTCCAGTATCTGGCGGAGCAGATGCTGCTGCGGCGTCCGGGCCCCAGGGCCCTGGGGATCATCCTGGTGCTTCTGCCCTTTTTCGTGTCCATGGCGGTGACCAACGACGTGGCGCTGATCACCTTCGTGCCCTTCACGCTGCTGCTTTTGGAGCAGCTGGGCTGCCGCCGGGCGGCGGTGCCGCTGCTGGTGCTCCAGACCGTGGCGGCCAACCTGGGCAGCATGGCCACGCCGGTGGGCAATCCCCAGAATCTGTTTTTATACGCCGCCTATGAGCTGACGCCGGGGGACTTTTTCCCGGTGGTGCTGCCCCTGACGGGCATTGCCCTGGTGTGCCTGGCAGCCGCCGCGGCGCCGGTGCTGCCCAAAGCGCTGCCCGCGCCGGAGCTCACCGGCCAGGCCCTGCGCAATCCCCGGAAGCTGGCGCTGTACGGTGTGCTGTTCGTGCTGTGCCTGCTGACGGTGTTCCGCGTCCTGCCCTACGGCATTTTGACGGTGATCGTGGTGGCGGCCCTGGCCCTGGCGGAGCCGGTGCTGCTGAAAAAGCTGGACTACGGCCTGCTTGCCACCTTCGTGTGCTTTTTCATCGTCTCCGGCAACCTGGGCCGCCTGCCGGCGGTCCATGACCTGCTCCAGTCCCTGCTGGAGCGGTCCACGCTGCTGACCGGCGTCCTCACCAGCCAGATCATCAGCAACGTGCCGGCGGCGGTGCTGCTGTCCGGGTTTACGGACAACTGGCGGGACCTGCTGCTGGGGGTGGACATCGGCGGCCTGGGCACGCCCATCGCCTCCCTGGCCAGCCTCATCACGCTGAAGCTGTATCTGCGGTCCCGGGAGGCCCGGCCGGGCCGGTTCCTGGCGGTGTTCACCCTGGCCAACGCAGCGGGCCTTGTGATCCTGCTGGCCGCGGCGGCGGTGCTGTTCCGCTGA